The Vicia villosa cultivar HV-30 ecotype Madison, WI linkage group LG1, Vvil1.0, whole genome shotgun sequence genome includes a region encoding these proteins:
- the LOC131648329 gene encoding uncharacterized protein LOC131648329, with protein sequence MVIDMEEDRESPIILGRPFMKTARMMIDIDDGIMKLRVQDEEVCFNLFDAMKQPKDKNDCFRMDVTEESVVEVTNQIHLFSPLERSLVESFNIVVNPEDHEKTAFTCPFGIFAYRRMPFGLCNAPATFQRCMQAIFSDLIEKSIEVFMDDFSVFGKTFDMFLNNLDVALGRCIETNLILNWEKCHFMVTEGIVLGHKESSRGLEVDPAKVEVISKLPPPINVKGVRSFLGHAGFYRRFVKDFSKIAKPLSNLLNQGTCFNFDESCVQAFNDLKDRLATTPVIVAPDWTNPFELMCDASDYAIGAVLGQRKGKIFHVIHYASKVLNDAQVNYATTEKELLAIVYALEKFRSYLIGSKVIGKDGILRRCVTEEEAQQILWHCHNAPSGGNFNGWRTSTKVLQAGFFWPTIFKDAHHHAKNCDKCQRVGGISKRDEMPLQTIIEVEVFDCWGIDFMGPFLPSFANEYILVALDYVSKVIISDGGSHFVNDQVAKVLDKYHINHKIASPNHPQTNGQAEISNRAIKNILEKTVSESRKDWSVRIDDALWAYRTTYKAPTGASPFQMVYGKACHLPVEVEHKALWALRFFNRDDSLAYKKRKNQIHELEEFRYLAYESNKMYKENMKRYHDKRIKKKEFKVGDLVLLFNSRLKLFPGKLKSKWSGPFLIKEVKSYNAITIEDSKTKESWTVNGERLKNYLGGEFDREVCTISLLST encoded by the exons ATGGTgattgacatggaagaagatagGGAGTCACCTATCAtccttggaagaccattcatgaaaacagcccggatgatgatcGATATTGATGATGGTATAATGAAGTTAAGGGttcaagatgaagaggtatgttTTAATCTCTTCGATGCCATGAAGCAACCAAAAGACAAGAATGACTGTTTTCGCATGGATGTTACTGAAGAGAGTGTAGTGGAAGTGACAAACCAAATTCATCTATTTAGCCCTTTAGAGAGATctcttgttgaatctttcaat ATTGTGGTGAACCCAGAAGATCATGAGAAGACAGCttttacatgtccatttggaattTTCGCGTATAGACGTatgccatttggattatgtaATGCTCCAGCTACTTTCCAACGGTGCATGCAAGCCATATTCTCAGACCTCATTGAAAAAAGtattgaagtattcatggatgacttctccgtaTTTGGAAAAACTTTTGATATGTTCTTGAATAATTTGGATGTGGCACTTGGAAGATGTATTGAAACCAATTTGATATTAAATTGGgagaaatgccatttcatggtgactgaaggaattgtactcggacacaaagAATCTTCCAGAGGACTTGAAGTGGACCCGGCCAAGGTGGAGGTAATCTCAAAACTCCCACCTCCAATAAATGTAAAAGGAGTAAGAAGTTTTTTAGGTCACGCTGGATTCTATAGAAGATTTGTGAAAGATTTTTCAAAGATTGCCAAGCCGTTGAGTAATTTACTCAACCAAGGTAcctgttttaattttgatgaatcttgtgttCAAGCTTTCAATGACCTAAAAGACCGGCTGGCCACGACACCTGTGATCGTAGCGCCCGATTGGACAAACCCctttgaactaatgtgtgatgctagcgattaTGCCATCGGTGCAGTATTAGGCCAACGAAAAGGAAAGATATTTCATGTTATACACTATGCAAGTAAGGTGCTAAATGATGCTCAAGTCAACTATGCcaccacagaaaaagaattgTTAGCCATAGTGTATGCCCTTGAAAAGTTtagatcctatctcattgggtcaAAAGTG ataggtaaggatggcATTTTAAGAAGATGTGTTACTGAAGAAGAAGCACAACAAATTTTGTGGCACTGTCATAATGCACCTAGTGGTGGGAATTTCAACGGATGGAGGACGTCAACAAAAGTTCTCCAAGCCGGATTTTTCTGGCCTACTATTTTCAAAGACGCCCACCATCATGCAAAGAATTGTGACAAATGTCAAAGAGTTGGAGGGATAAGTAAACGTGATGAGATGCCGCTTCAAACCATTattgaagtagaagtttttgattgttggggcatagATTTCATGGGGCCTTTTCTTCCATCTTTTGCTAATGAATATATTCTAGTTGCATtggattatgtttccaa AGTGATTataagcgatggtggatctcacTTTGTTAATGACCAGGTAGCTAAAGTGCTGGACAAGTATCATATCAACCATAAGATAGCATCACCAAATCACCCCCAAACCAACGGGCAAGCAGAGATCTCAAACAGAGCAATCAAGAATATTTTAGAGAAGACTGTATCAGAATCCCGAAAAGACTGGTCGGTAAGAATTGATGATGCCTTGTGGGCCTATAGGACAACATACAAAGCACCGACTGGTGCATCTCcatttcaaatggtttatggtaaagCATGCCACCTCCCTGTTGAGGTGGAACACAAAGCATTATGGGCCTTACGAttcttcaatagagatgatagCTTGGCTTATAAGAAAAGGAAGAATCAAATCCATGAGCTTGaggaattcaggtacctagcatatgaATCTAATAAGATGTAcaaagaaaatatgaaaaggtATCACGACAAGAGAATCAAGAAGAAAGAGTTTAAAGTGGGAGACCTTGTTCTACTATTCAACTCTAGACTCAAGCTTTTCCCAGGGAAACTAAAGTCTAAATGGTCAGGACCGTTCTTAATCAAGGAAGTCAAATCATATAATGCTATTACTATTGAGGATAGTAAGACTAAAGAAAGCtggaccgttaatggagaacggTTAAAGAACTACCTTGGGGGAGAATTTGATAGAGAAGTGTGCACAATCTCACTTTTGAGCACATAA
- the LOC131648338 gene encoding uncharacterized protein LOC131648338, protein MNQFIQMSMKNNKNQEAAIKSLETQVGQLAKQLAANQSNATFSASTQDNPKEHCKAVVTRTGKKGSNNEVERNVVEDNTEEEAGKHDGEDEEYEIINNNAEEENVNKEVKKKEKLKRKSSREKMASNVIPSQHLPYPHAPSKKDHARQYASAIISRLPQKARDPGRVTLPVTIGNQNIGNGLIDLGSSINLIPLSIVKRLGNIEMKSTRMTL, encoded by the exons atgaatcagttcatACAAATGTCAATGAAAAATAACAAGAATCAAGAGGCAGCTATAAAAAGtttggaaactcaagtgggccaactgGCTAAACAACTTGcagctaatcaatcaaatgcaacaTTCTCAGCCAGCACGCAAGATAATCCAAaagagcattgcaaagcggtggTGACAAGGACTGGGAAAAAAGGAAGCAATAATGAAGTTGAAAGGAATGTAGTTGAAGATAATACGGAAGAGGAAGCTGGaaaacatgatggagaagatgaagaatatgaaattattaataataatgctGAAGAAGAGAATGTGAATAAAgaagttaaaaagaaagaaaagctgaAAAGAAAAAGCAGTAGAGAGAAGATGGCAAGCAACGTGATACcaagtcaacatttgccatatccTCATGCTCCATCAAAGAAGGACCACGCCAGGCAATATGCAAG tgctataataTCACGCCTTCCTCAAAAGGCAAGAGATCCTGGAAGAGTCACATTGCCGGTTACAATTGGCAATCaaaatattgggaatggattgatcGATTTAGGATCAAGCATCAATTTAATTCCTCTGTCAATAGTGAAGCGGttgggaaatattgagatgaagtCAACAAGAATGACTTTATAA